The Deltaproteobacteria bacterium genome has a window encoding:
- a CDS encoding glycosyltransferase: MKPCILITIYDQPGAIAALCDALAPLGLPAILVDDGSASETRGILTEIAQRHPWTHHLRHPENRGRGAALQTGYRAALAAGFTHALQIDADGQHDAADAGRFLAAAERDPEALVLGAPIFDETAPRARRWGRWLSRIWVWIETWSLAIADPLCGYRCVPLARAVSVIDAVPCGRHMEFDPEFAVRMVWAGAPVVNVATHVRYPPDGISHFDMLRDNLRISKTHAVLAAGALLRLPRLLVDRRTQEAEPWHRSRERGSIVGMQVVAWIYRHLGRRLARLCVFPIVAYFWLTSPSARHASQRYLRRIAAYPEGARIVGADPGGREVLRHFTSFGLSIFDRIGFWLGRHGDFRFEIEGSAHLDRIAREGRGALVLGSHLGSFDAMRLIGERSPIPVNVLMYTRHAPRINALFERLTASAGMAAPVRVIPIVPGSMEHVVRARACLQRGEVVAILADRLAPSEDPRRACAVKVLGRTARLPIAPFRLASVLDAPLYLMTALRSEGSRYVIHVHELADRANRPPGRDARDEQLRALAQAYADHLTAACLRAPYQWFNFFDFWSDDEVSER; this comes from the coding sequence GTGAAGCCCTGCATCCTGATCACGATCTACGACCAACCGGGCGCCATCGCCGCCCTCTGTGACGCCCTCGCTCCGCTCGGTCTTCCCGCGATCCTGGTCGACGACGGAAGCGCCTCCGAGACGCGGGGCATCCTCACGGAGATCGCCCAGCGCCACCCGTGGACGCACCATCTGCGTCACCCGGAGAACCGGGGGCGCGGCGCGGCGCTGCAGACGGGCTATCGGGCGGCCCTTGCGGCCGGCTTCACCCACGCGCTCCAGATCGATGCGGACGGCCAGCACGACGCTGCGGACGCGGGGCGGTTCCTCGCTGCCGCGGAGCGGGACCCCGAGGCGCTCGTCCTCGGTGCGCCGATCTTCGACGAGACGGCTCCGCGCGCGCGTCGGTGGGGACGGTGGCTCTCCCGGATATGGGTCTGGATCGAGACCTGGTCCCTCGCGATCGCCGATCCCCTGTGCGGCTACCGATGCGTGCCGCTCGCCCGGGCCGTGAGCGTGATCGATGCGGTGCCGTGCGGGCGGCACATGGAGTTCGATCCCGAGTTCGCGGTGCGCATGGTCTGGGCGGGGGCTCCCGTCGTCAACGTCGCGACGCACGTCCGGTATCCACCGGATGGCATCTCGCACTTCGACATGCTCCGGGACAACCTGCGGATCTCGAAGACCCACGCGGTCCTCGCGGCCGGCGCGCTGCTCCGGCTGCCGCGCCTCCTCGTGGACCGGCGAACCCAGGAGGCGGAGCCCTGGCACCGGAGTCGCGAACGCGGGTCGATCGTGGGCATGCAGGTGGTCGCGTGGATCTACCGCCATCTCGGCCGGCGTCTCGCCCGGCTGTGCGTCTTTCCGATCGTCGCCTATTTCTGGCTCACCTCGCCGTCGGCACGGCACGCGTCGCAGCGCTATCTGCGCCGCATCGCGGCCTACCCCGAGGGTGCCCGCATCGTGGGTGCGGATCCCGGCGGGCGCGAGGTGCTGCGGCATTTCACGAGCTTCGGCCTCTCGATCTTCGATCGGATCGGCTTCTGGCTCGGCCGGCACGGCGACTTCCGCTTCGAGATCGAGGGCTCCGCACATCTCGATCGGATCGCCCGCGAAGGCCGCGGCGCGCTCGTCCTCGGCTCCCATCTCGGCAGCTTCGACGCCATGCGCTTGATCGGTGAGCGCTCGCCGATCCCGGTGAACGTGCTGATGTACACCCGTCATGCACCGCGCATCAATGCGCTCTTCGAGCGCTTGACGGCCAGCGCCGGCATGGCGGCTCCGGTCCGCGTGATCCCGATCGTGCCGGGCTCGATGGAGCATGTCGTGCGCGCCCGTGCCTGCCTCCAGCGCGGCGAGGTGGTGGCGATCCTCGCCGATCGCCTCGCGCCCTCGGAGGATCCCCGCCGCGCCTGCGCGGTGAAGGTCCTGGGCCGGACGGCGCGGCTGCCGATCGCACCCTTCCGGCTCGCGTCGGTGCTCGACGCGCCGCTCTACCTGATGACGGCGCTGCGCTCGGAAGGCTCCCGCTACGTGATCCACGTCCACGAGCTGGCCGATCGAGCGAACCGTCCACCGGGGCGGGATGCGCGCGACGAGCAGCTCCGGGCGCTCGCCCAGGCCTACGCGGACCATCTCACGGCCGCGTGCCTGCGAGCACCCTACCAGTGGTTCAACTTCTTCGATTTCTGGAGCGACGACGAGGTCTCCGAACGATGA
- a CDS encoding MMPL family transporter: MSRRRSTIAAFVLLTASLAGYVACEARISSDLGLFLASEQDRDLSAVAGQMLRSQRMRTMILALSSPDLEDSIAAAREWSLELATHPMVEAARAGPDPDFLDAAFSLYFPRRWMLLSAEPERELPARLSLEGLRAAARRLLGELSRPEGALIRRWAGADPLMIWPTQLRELAGAQRSVTVRNGTFVAGDPPRAVLFVTTRESAFDAENQEPFLHFVAQSFAALDARWPVDLALEQSGPHRFAVASEQHARADAAWISVVSLGALIVGFHLVYRSWAVLLLILAPLGFGVLGATAATVLVFGDLHALTLAFGATLIGICTDYPVHLLTHGAFRPPGAERSGVVHRIRAPILLAAATSAAGFAGIATSQLPGIQQIGCFAVAGVASAALATVVLVPELAPARVAPTPLAKRWVRRTEQWLSGSERRRVPAALLVLAAAGFAAAGAAYVRWDDDVFAWNAPLEPEWLREDHRLRDALQLGDAGQLVVVIAADDELALKQNDAVYSRLLRARSEGAIGSFRSLHPILPSRELQLRNLDVVGSVPHLSSRIARAFEQEGFRRDAFADALATPDVEPLVVKDLLASPLRLLVETYRLELSDGRVALLTWLDDVRDPEALHAAIADVPNAYRYDQRRFVGSLYAKLRARTLRLLAAGSLGVIALVWVRYRRLDRTVAAAAPGFLAAVSTLGLLSLAGVPLTLLHLLGLLLVMSLGVDYGIFLAESRSDPRSEGVSLFSVTLDWLSTLLSFGLLAGSSFPALRALGVSTAIGITLTLFLALAARALLPPRPCATERRFP; the protein is encoded by the coding sequence GTGAGCCGCCGCCGATCGACGATTGCTGCGTTCGTGCTGTTGACCGCATCGCTGGCTGGGTATGTCGCGTGCGAAGCCAGGATCTCGAGTGATCTCGGCCTGTTCCTCGCCAGCGAGCAAGACCGGGATCTCTCCGCCGTAGCTGGGCAGATGCTCCGCTCGCAGCGGATGCGGACGATGATCCTTGCCCTCTCGTCGCCGGACCTCGAGGACTCGATCGCGGCGGCGCGTGAATGGTCGCTCGAGCTGGCCACGCATCCGATGGTCGAGGCGGCGCGCGCGGGACCCGATCCGGACTTCCTCGACGCCGCATTCTCGCTCTACTTCCCGCGGCGCTGGATGCTCCTGTCGGCGGAGCCCGAGCGAGAGCTGCCAGCGCGGTTGTCCCTGGAAGGGTTGCGCGCAGCGGCGCGGCGGCTGCTCGGCGAACTGAGCCGACCCGAAGGAGCGCTGATCCGCCGTTGGGCGGGTGCCGACCCGTTGATGATCTGGCCGACCCAGCTCCGGGAGCTTGCAGGTGCGCAGCGGTCGGTCACCGTGCGAAATGGCACGTTCGTGGCTGGTGATCCGCCCCGGGCAGTCCTCTTCGTCACGACGAGGGAATCCGCCTTCGATGCGGAGAACCAGGAGCCGTTCCTCCACTTCGTGGCCCAGTCCTTCGCCGCGCTCGATGCCCGCTGGCCGGTGGATCTGGCGCTCGAGCAGAGCGGTCCCCATCGCTTCGCCGTGGCCTCCGAGCAGCACGCGCGAGCCGATGCGGCCTGGATCTCGGTCGTGTCGCTGGGCGCGCTCATCGTCGGATTCCATCTGGTATACCGGTCCTGGGCGGTGCTGCTGTTGATCCTGGCTCCTCTCGGTTTCGGAGTCCTCGGTGCTACCGCGGCAACCGTTCTCGTGTTCGGTGACCTGCACGCGTTGACCCTGGCCTTCGGAGCCACCCTGATCGGCATCTGCACGGACTACCCCGTGCATCTGCTCACCCACGGCGCCTTCCGGCCACCGGGAGCCGAGCGCAGCGGGGTGGTCCACCGGATCCGTGCCCCCATCCTGCTCGCCGCAGCGACGAGTGCTGCAGGTTTCGCCGGAATCGCGACATCCCAGCTTCCCGGGATCCAGCAGATCGGATGTTTCGCAGTGGCCGGGGTGGCGTCCGCAGCCCTGGCGACCGTCGTCCTGGTTCCCGAGCTGGCGCCCGCCCGCGTCGCGCCCACTCCGCTGGCGAAGCGCTGGGTCCGGCGTACGGAGCAGTGGCTGAGCGGGAGCGAGCGCAGGCGCGTGCCGGCCGCGCTCCTCGTCCTCGCCGCAGCGGGGTTCGCCGCAGCCGGGGCCGCATACGTGCGCTGGGACGACGACGTGTTCGCGTGGAACGCGCCACTCGAGCCGGAGTGGCTACGAGAGGACCACAGGCTGCGCGATGCACTGCAACTCGGTGATGCCGGCCAACTCGTCGTGGTGATCGCGGCCGACGACGAGCTGGCCCTGAAGCAGAACGATGCCGTCTACTCGCGGCTCCTCCGTGCGCGGAGCGAGGGTGCAATCGGAAGCTTCCGCTCGCTGCATCCGATCCTCCCGTCCCGGGAGCTCCAGCTCCGCAACCTGGATGTCGTCGGATCTGTTCCGCACCTGAGCAGCCGGATCGCACGTGCCTTCGAGCAGGAGGGCTTCCGGCGCGACGCCTTTGCGGACGCCCTGGCGACGCCCGACGTGGAGCCCCTGGTCGTCAAGGACCTGCTTGCCTCCCCTCTGCGCCTGCTCGTCGAGACGTATCGCTTGGAGCTGTCCGACGGACGAGTGGCGTTGCTGACCTGGCTCGACGACGTGCGCGATCCCGAGGCCCTCCACGCGGCAATCGCCGACGTCCCGAACGCGTACCGTTACGACCAGCGCCGTTTCGTGGGATCTCTCTACGCGAAGCTGCGTGCACGAACGCTCCGTCTCCTGGCTGCAGGTTCACTGGGAGTGATTGCACTGGTCTGGGTGCGGTACCGGCGCCTCGATCGGACCGTCGCGGCCGCCGCACCAGGATTCCTGGCCGCCGTCTCCACGCTCGGGCTGCTGTCGCTTGCCGGCGTACCGTTGACCCTCCTTCATCTCCTGGGCCTCCTCCTGGTCATGAGCCTCGGGGTCGACTACGGCATCTTCCTGGCGGAATCGCGTTCCGATCCACGGTCCGAAGGAGTATCCTTGTTCAGCGTCACACTCGATTGGCTCTCGACGCTGCTCTCGTTCGGTTTGCTGGCCGGCTCCTCGTTCCCGGCACTTCGTGCTCTCGGAGTCTCGACTGCGATCGGAATCACGCTCACACTGTTTCTCGCGCTCGCCGCTCGGGCGCTGCTTCCCCCGCGACCGTGCGCGACGGAGAGGAGGTTCCCATGA
- a CDS encoding excinuclease ABC subunit A gives MRSALPLLALIAVLAVPPPAWARNTLLDLPVEEAKKSGHSSRLLDVPFYMAGQKHPPIAKSLGEFSSNRRTNAFNKSDRSACQIAFLSAIIALQQRARAEGGNAVVEIRSITRHEDLSSPSQYRCAAGNVVANVVLTGRVVKLKGR, from the coding sequence ATGAGATCAGCACTTCCCCTACTCGCCCTGATCGCCGTGCTTGCTGTGCCGCCGCCGGCCTGGGCACGAAACACGCTTCTCGATCTACCCGTCGAAGAAGCGAAGAAGAGCGGGCACTCGAGCCGTCTCCTCGACGTTCCGTTCTACATGGCCGGGCAGAAGCACCCGCCGATCGCGAAGTCGCTCGGTGAGTTCAGCTCCAACCGGCGCACGAACGCGTTCAACAAGTCGGACCGGAGCGCCTGCCAAATCGCCTTCCTCTCGGCGATCATCGCGCTGCAGCAGCGGGCCCGGGCGGAGGGCGGAAACGCGGTCGTCGAGATCCGCTCGATCACGCGACACGAGGATCTGAGCAGCCCGAGTCAGTACCGGTGCGCAGCAGGGAACGTCGTCGCGAACGTCGTCCTGACCGGTCGGGTCGTGAAGCTGAAGGGCAGGTGA
- a CDS encoding radical SAM protein — MKIAFVSANREKLPDAVVPLGLLYVVASTPERHPRSLVDLCFEREPVRALRRQLAAQGPDLVAIGLRNIQNNHYAGVADNLAYYEELVAAARSVSSAPIVLGGAGFSVMPDEIMRRLQPDFGLSGEAEATFPALVETLEKGSGFEEIGNLHWFERGTLRRNAPGPFLALDALPVPDRALVDTRYYERFAIESVQTKRGCPLRCDYCTYPLIEGRSGRLRTPSAVVDEMVLALDLHPRIRHFFVVDSVFNLPRSHAKTVCRELIARRWRVPWTCYANPLGFDRELAQLARDAGCAGMEIGSDSGNDEVLARLRKGFTTRQVRDLHEICADVGLRDCHTFILATRGETIDDVRRTLDFVDDLDPWSAIFMLWVDDREAVDPALRAAHQRLRGRAADLLLERAAGRPHWSIPPLGVNFDEKLFRRLRRRGMYGPLWQHMRPGPIGTSDRPPDDQPP; from the coding sequence GTGAAGATCGCATTCGTATCGGCCAATCGGGAGAAGCTGCCGGACGCGGTCGTACCCCTCGGGCTGCTCTACGTCGTGGCCAGTACCCCCGAACGCCATCCCCGGTCACTCGTCGACCTGTGCTTCGAGCGCGAGCCGGTCCGCGCCTTGCGCAGACAGCTCGCCGCACAGGGTCCTGATCTGGTCGCGATCGGCCTCAGGAACATCCAGAACAACCACTACGCCGGAGTCGCGGACAACCTTGCCTACTACGAAGAGCTGGTCGCCGCGGCGCGATCCGTGAGCTCGGCGCCAATCGTCCTGGGTGGGGCCGGATTCAGCGTGATGCCGGACGAGATCATGCGGCGGCTGCAGCCCGACTTCGGCCTGTCGGGCGAGGCGGAGGCCACGTTCCCTGCCCTGGTCGAGACGCTCGAGAAGGGCAGTGGATTCGAGGAGATCGGCAATCTCCACTGGTTCGAGCGCGGGACCCTGCGCCGCAACGCACCGGGCCCCTTCCTCGCGCTCGACGCCCTACCCGTTCCCGATCGTGCGCTCGTGGACACCCGCTACTACGAGCGCTTCGCGATCGAATCGGTGCAGACGAAACGCGGCTGTCCGCTGCGCTGTGACTACTGCACCTACCCGCTCATCGAGGGCCGCTCGGGACGCCTGCGAACGCCATCGGCAGTCGTGGACGAGATGGTTCTCGCCCTCGATCTGCATCCGCGTATCCGTCACTTCTTCGTCGTCGATTCGGTCTTCAACCTGCCGCGGAGCCACGCCAAGACCGTATGTCGGGAGTTGATCGCCCGCCGTTGGCGCGTGCCCTGGACCTGCTATGCGAACCCGCTCGGCTTCGACCGGGAGCTGGCGCAGCTTGCACGCGACGCGGGTTGTGCGGGAATGGAGATCGGATCCGACTCGGGGAACGACGAGGTGCTCGCTCGCCTGCGCAAGGGCTTCACGACCCGCCAGGTACGCGACCTCCACGAGATCTGTGCGGACGTCGGGTTGCGCGATTGCCATACCTTCATCCTGGCGACCCGGGGCGAGACGATCGACGACGTGCGACGAACCCTGGATTTCGTCGACGACCTCGATCCGTGGAGCGCCATCTTCATGCTCTGGGTGGACGACCGCGAGGCGGTCGACCCCGCGCTGCGAGCAGCGCACCAGCGACTCCGAGGACGCGCTGCCGACCTGCTGCTCGAACGCGCCGCCGGCCGCCCGCACTGGAGCATCCCACCGCTGGGCGTCAACTTCGACGAGAAGCTGTTCCGGCGTCTGCGCCGGCGCGGTATGTATGGTCCGCTCTGGCAGCACATGCGGCCGGGCCCGATCGGCACGAGCGACCGTCCCCCGGACGATCAACCGCCGTAG
- the fabG gene encoding 3-oxoacyl-ACP reductase FabG yields MRRVLVTGASRGIGRAIALRLARDGFAVTIHHRDNPERAAAVHQEILDGGGTARMLRFDVSDRETTGRELEGDVEAHGAYFGIVCNAGTHADAAFPAMSGEAWDRVLRTNLDGFFNVVRPLVMPMVRLREGGRIVTISSVSGVAGNRGQVNYSASKAGLIGATRSLALELARRSITVNSVAPGLIATEMIAGAPVEEITKLIPMRRIGTPEEVAGVVGFLFSSDASYVTGQVIGVSGGLG; encoded by the coding sequence ATGCGTAGGGTGCTGGTGACCGGTGCGAGCCGCGGAATCGGCCGCGCGATCGCTCTCCGGCTGGCGCGGGATGGCTTCGCTGTCACGATCCACCACCGGGACAACCCGGAGCGGGCGGCCGCCGTGCACCAGGAGATCCTGGACGGTGGGGGCACGGCCCGGATGCTGCGCTTCGACGTCAGCGATCGGGAGACCACCGGCCGCGAGCTCGAGGGCGACGTCGAGGCCCATGGCGCCTACTTCGGGATCGTCTGCAACGCGGGAACGCATGCAGATGCCGCCTTCCCGGCCATGTCGGGGGAGGCGTGGGACCGGGTACTGCGGACGAACCTGGATGGATTCTTCAACGTGGTCCGCCCGCTGGTGATGCCGATGGTGCGTCTCCGCGAGGGGGGACGGATCGTGACGATCTCCTCGGTCTCGGGTGTCGCCGGCAATCGGGGGCAGGTGAACTACAGCGCTTCGAAGGCAGGGCTGATCGGAGCGACGCGGTCGCTCGCGCTCGAGCTGGCAAGGCGATCGATCACGGTGAACAGCGTGGCGCCCGGCCTCATCGCCACCGAGATGATCGCCGGCGCACCGGTCGAGGAGATCACGAAGCTGATTCCGATGCGTCGGATCGGTACCCCCGAGGAGGTCGCGGGTGTCGTCGGATTCCTGTTCTCGAGCGATGCCTCCTACGTCACCGGCCAGGTGATCGGAGTGAGCGGAGGGCTCGGTTGA
- a CDS encoding beta-ketoacyl-ACP synthase: protein MKHRVVVTGMAGLCPLGIEWPEVAQALREGRSGVRVVPELGEIEGMATRLGALVPGFEVPAHYPRKSIRSMGRVSLLATRATEIALASAGLTGHPVLHDGSAGISYGSTAGSPPAMAVYATSIIGNRSLRGIRATDYLQFMSHTVAANLAQFFGVRGRIVTACSACTSGSQGIGYGYEAIREGRQRVMITGGAEEFHAIDVAVFDVLFATSKRNDEPDRTPRPFDVARDGLVVAEGAATLVLEEREFALQRGAPILAEIVGWGTNCDGRHLTKPDAEGMRSVMELALQDASLSPADIAYVNAHGTATEAGDIAESIATNQVFGEHIPVSSLKGHLGHTLGACGAIEAWITIQMTRDGWVAPTRNLEEVDGRCAPLSHVRGVPATIDAPIVMSNNFAFGGVNTSLILRIGSDR, encoded by the coding sequence TTGAAGCATCGGGTCGTCGTGACAGGTATGGCCGGCCTGTGTCCGCTCGGGATCGAGTGGCCGGAGGTCGCGCAGGCGCTGCGCGAAGGGCGCTCCGGCGTCCGCGTGGTCCCCGAACTCGGAGAGATCGAGGGCATGGCAACGCGGCTGGGTGCGCTCGTCCCCGGCTTCGAGGTTCCCGCCCACTACCCCCGCAAGAGCATTCGCAGCATGGGGCGCGTGTCGCTGCTTGCGACGCGTGCCACCGAGATCGCTCTCGCGAGCGCTGGGCTGACGGGACACCCCGTGTTGCACGACGGGTCGGCAGGGATCTCCTACGGGTCGACGGCAGGGAGCCCGCCCGCGATGGCGGTGTACGCGACGAGCATCATCGGAAACCGCTCGCTGCGCGGGATCCGCGCAACCGACTACCTGCAGTTCATGAGCCATACCGTGGCCGCCAATCTGGCCCAGTTCTTCGGGGTGCGAGGGCGAATCGTCACCGCGTGCAGCGCGTGCACCTCGGGGAGCCAGGGCATCGGCTACGGTTACGAGGCCATTCGCGAAGGCCGACAACGGGTGATGATCACTGGCGGCGCGGAGGAGTTCCACGCCATCGACGTCGCCGTCTTCGACGTCCTGTTCGCCACCTCCAAACGGAACGACGAGCCGGACCGGACCCCGCGGCCCTTCGATGTCGCACGCGACGGCTTGGTCGTCGCGGAGGGTGCGGCCACACTCGTCCTCGAGGAGCGCGAGTTCGCCCTGCAGCGGGGTGCTCCGATCCTCGCCGAGATCGTCGGCTGGGGGACGAACTGCGACGGCCGCCATCTCACGAAGCCCGATGCGGAGGGGATGCGGAGCGTGATGGAGCTGGCGCTGCAGGACGCTTCGTTGTCGCCGGCGGATATCGCGTACGTCAACGCGCACGGAACGGCGACGGAGGCCGGTGACATCGCGGAGAGCATCGCGACGAACCAGGTCTTCGGAGAGCACATCCCGGTGAGCTCGCTGAAGGGCCACCTGGGGCACACCCTCGGCGCGTGCGGCGCGATCGAAGCCTGGATCACCATCCAGATGACCCGCGACGGATGGGTGGCGCCGACGCGGAACCTGGAGGAGGTGGACGGCCGCTGCGCGCCGCTTTCGCACGTGCGCGGGGTGCCAGCGACGATCGACGCACCGATCGTGATGAGCAACAACTTCGCGTTCGGCGGGGTCAACACCTCGCTGATCCTGCGGATCGGATCGGATCGATGA
- a CDS encoding acyl carrier protein — MPTITRALTKPEILDRVLDVLARSFDLAPDRIRPDSHLVDDLDLDSIDAIDLVVGLEEETGLEVSEEELKAIRVVQDVVDLLHEKLARAGRATG, encoded by the coding sequence ATGCCGACCATCACACGCGCCCTCACCAAGCCCGAGATCCTGGATCGCGTGCTCGACGTCCTCGCTCGCTCGTTCGACCTCGCACCCGACCGGATCCGACCCGATTCACACCTCGTCGACGACCTCGACCTCGACAGCATCGACGCCATCGACCTCGTGGTAGGGCTCGAGGAGGAGACAGGGCTCGAGGTGAGCGAGGAGGAATTGAAGGCGATCCGCGTCGTCCAGGACGTCGTCGATCTGTTGCACGAGAAGCTCGCACGGGCCGGGCGGGCCACTGGATGA
- a CDS encoding phosphopantetheine-binding protein, producing the protein MKTVEILESEIKELIVEALALEDLIPSELDSTEPLFDSGLGLDSIDALEIAVALEKRYGIVVDDDAGANRERFASVRSLARFVADSLPR; encoded by the coding sequence ATGAAGACAGTTGAGATACTCGAGTCGGAGATCAAGGAGCTCATCGTCGAGGCGCTGGCGCTCGAGGATCTGATCCCTTCGGAACTCGACTCGACGGAGCCGCTCTTCGATTCCGGCCTCGGGCTCGACTCGATCGATGCGCTCGAGATCGCGGTCGCCCTCGAGAAGCGCTACGGGATCGTCGTCGATGACGACGCCGGCGCCAATCGGGAGCGATTCGCATCGGTCCGGAGTCTCGCTCGCTTCGTTGCGGACTCGCTTCCCCGCTGA
- a CDS encoding lysophospholipid acyltransferase family protein: MSDRVGADRAVASGFASTARGQLSGDGPRARRSRLEHVLRRAGTGLLFATFGVGSLFLATFGFPFLVVRYRGRARELAAQRLIQRAFATFVAFGTLLRLFELRWTGSDALRRGPRLVVANHPTLLDVVFLASRMPQADCIVKAEAWRNPFLRRVVEVAGYVPNSSGPEVVEACVERLRSGRSVIVFPEGTRSPHTGLHRFQRGAAHISMRSGVPMTPVVIRCNPPALKRGQPWWDVPDRKLILSLDVGPPLRAEDLAAGSSAAVPRVAREATAGLRRYFETREQHEDS; the protein is encoded by the coding sequence GTGAGCGATCGCGTGGGGGCGGATCGAGCGGTGGCGAGCGGGTTCGCGAGCACAGCCCGGGGCCAGCTCTCCGGGGACGGGCCCCGGGCCCGGCGCTCGCGGCTCGAGCATGTCCTGAGACGAGCGGGGACGGGTCTCCTCTTCGCCACCTTCGGCGTAGGATCCCTCTTCCTCGCAACCTTCGGCTTCCCCTTCCTCGTCGTCCGGTACCGAGGCCGAGCACGCGAGCTCGCTGCGCAGCGCCTCATCCAACGCGCATTCGCAACCTTCGTGGCCTTCGGGACCCTCCTGCGACTCTTCGAGCTGCGGTGGACGGGAAGCGACGCACTCCGACGAGGGCCCCGGCTCGTCGTCGCCAACCATCCGACGCTGCTCGACGTCGTGTTCCTCGCTTCCCGGATGCCACAGGCCGATTGCATCGTGAAGGCCGAGGCCTGGCGGAATCCGTTCCTGCGCCGCGTCGTCGAGGTGGCCGGCTACGTTCCGAATTCGAGTGGCCCGGAGGTCGTGGAGGCCTGCGTGGAGCGTCTCCGGTCCGGGCGCTCGGTGATCGTCTTTCCGGAAGGCACACGGTCGCCGCACACTGGCCTCCATCGCTTCCAGCGGGGCGCCGCACACATCTCGATGCGGAGCGGCGTCCCGATGACCCCCGTCGTCATCCGCTGCAACCCTCCGGCTCTGAAGAGGGGGCAGCCCTGGTGGGACGTTCCCGACCGGAAGCTGATCCTCTCGCTCGACGTCGGCCCCCCCCTGCGAGCAGAAGACCTTGCGGCCGGGAGTTCAGCCGCGGTGCCGCGGGTTGCCCGCGAGGCAACGGCAGGTCTGCGACGCTACTTCGAGACCAGGGAGCAGCATGAAGACAGTTGA
- a CDS encoding DUF3261 domain-containing protein: protein MLVDANDIDGSFLLEQEIRFRWNGRTGSSRAVIQHACGELTVLLLTPFGTPGVVVRQRGTHVESEVRAGTRLPFEPRRVLRDIHRGLFVRLAGPPVEDGRREAALPGGERVEEVWAEGRLRERSYRTSGEPREQVQVLYPEGLAEGEIPAALSIESRRFGYRLDITTLSRVAVGCSPQDSLPGGPPR from the coding sequence GTGTTGGTCGACGCGAACGACATCGACGGGAGCTTCCTGCTCGAGCAGGAGATCCGATTTCGCTGGAACGGACGCACGGGCAGCTCGCGTGCGGTGATCCAGCACGCCTGTGGCGAGCTCACCGTGCTGCTCCTGACGCCCTTCGGGACACCGGGTGTCGTCGTGAGGCAACGCGGTACGCACGTGGAAAGCGAGGTCCGGGCAGGAACCCGTCTTCCCTTCGAGCCCCGGCGCGTCCTCCGTGACATCCACCGCGGGCTCTTCGTCCGGCTCGCGGGACCTCCGGTCGAGGACGGCCGGCGCGAGGCCGCCTTGCCGGGGGGAGAAAGGGTGGAGGAGGTCTGGGCCGAGGGGCGCCTGCGGGAGCGCAGCTATCGGACGAGCGGCGAACCGCGAGAGCAGGTGCAGGTGCTGTACCCGGAGGGCCTCGCGGAGGGCGAGATCCCCGCAGCGCTCTCGATCGAGAGCCGACGATTCGGATACCGTCTCGATATCACGACGCTCTCACGCGTTGCCGTCGGCTGCTCGCCGCAGGATTCCCTCCCAGGCGGACCTCCGCGCTGA
- a CDS encoding outer membrane lipoprotein carrier protein LolA, with protein MCRRANVVLAWLLLAALPALGGSAAGTTDLDRILQRFAEMPGFSAHFQEERRLALLQAPLRSEGAIYFQPPDRLARHVERPAPSATIVRGNEITVVDGGDLRSLDLAAAPVLSAFVEGLRLLLRGDAGGIRTLFSVELATEANGAWKLRLTPRRDAVRAAILSIVVSGQDVRPGEMRIFERGGDETRIRFSRVDVAHRFDAAESERLFRAPPP; from the coding sequence TTGTGCCGCCGCGCGAATGTGGTCCTCGCATGGCTGCTGCTCGCCGCGCTCCCGGCGCTGGGCGGGTCCGCCGCTGGGACGACGGATCTGGATCGGATCCTGCAGCGCTTTGCCGAGATGCCCGGTTTCTCGGCCCACTTCCAGGAAGAGCGTCGGCTGGCTCTGCTCCAGGCTCCGCTTCGAAGCGAGGGCGCGATCTACTTCCAGCCACCTGATCGGCTTGCCCGTCACGTAGAACGCCCGGCACCCTCCGCGACGATCGTCCGCGGCAACGAGATCACGGTCGTGGATGGCGGCGATCTGCGCTCTCTGGACCTCGCCGCCGCGCCGGTGCTCTCCGCGTTCGTGGAGGGCCTGCGCCTGCTCCTCCGGGGTGATGCCGGAGGGATCCGCACGCTGTTCTCGGTGGAGCTCGCGACCGAAGCGAACGGGGCCTGGAAGCTCCGTCTCACGCCTCGCCGCGACGCGGTTCGGGCAGCCATTCTGTCGATCGTGGTCAGCGGACAGGACGTCAGGCCCGGGGAGATGCGCATCTTCGAGCGCGGGGGAGACGAGACGCGGATCCGGTTCTCGAGGGTCGACGTGGCCCACCGTTTCGATGCTGCCGAGTCGGAGCGCCTGTTCCGCGCGCCGCCGCCGTGA